The following are from one region of the Chloroflexota bacterium genome:
- a CDS encoding GxxExxY protein, giving the protein MGEKEEINLLTRTIIGAAIDVHRALGPGLLESAYETCLAFELGERGLKLEQQKPLPLVYKRVSLECGYRLDLLVEGKVVVEIKSVDRLLPIHQAQVISYLKLAQCKVGLLINFNNQVLKDGVVRVINGYF; this is encoded by the coding sequence ATGGGAGAAAAAGAAGAGATCAATCTCTTAACGCGTACGATCATCGGTGCGGCGATTGATGTGCATCGAGCGCTTGGTCCAGGGCTACTCGAATCTGCGTACGAGACATGTCTCGCTTTTGAACTAGGCGAACGTGGGTTAAAGTTGGAACAGCAAAAGCCACTCCCACTCGTCTACAAGCGGGTGAGCCTTGAATGTGGTTATCGCCTTGACCTGTTGGTTGAAGGCAAAGTGGTTGTCGAGATCAAATCAGTTGACCGTCTATTGCCGATTCATCAAGCCCAAGTGATTTCCTATCTCAAGCTAGCTCAATGCAAGGTCGGTCTGCTGATCAATTTTAACAACCAGGTTTTGAAAGATGGTGTGGTTCGAGTAATCAACGGATATTTTTGA
- a CDS encoding PAS domain S-box protein yields the protein MAHPIKRTTRIPSVNTRVTSSKSHRRPHPARALFDHTFDTCLVLNNRGRCVDANRAACALLGYSRAELVCLSMLELTPSAHAETARALLHALTMRRATRGDYQLVTKARRVIDVEYRAVANTVPGKHLVILREHSDCPDAQAQVRAALREKQVLLREIHHRVKNNLNVVAGLLELQANMAADTQAQDAFIESQKRIHAMALLHETLYQSPNLERIQIADYIHDLISYLQTAHTPDGDVDVLVQVDPVILNLDTATLCGLIINEWMTNAFKYAFTDTAPPPRENWRIAVTLKHHTDSITLHVRDNGVGLPPGFNWQHPHTLGLQLVGLFAQQLGGELRLLAEPGTAWAITFPAPPEYPRDGFGLTERN from the coding sequence ATGGCTCACCCGATCAAACGCACGACCCGCATTCCGAGCGTGAACACGCGCGTCACTTCGAGCAAGTCACACCGGCGCCCGCACCCCGCGCGCGCGCTTTTCGACCACACCTTCGACACCTGCCTCGTGCTTAACAACCGCGGACGTTGCGTGGACGCTAATCGCGCGGCGTGCGCGCTCCTGGGTTATTCCCGCGCCGAACTAGTGTGCTTGTCCATGCTCGAGCTCACCCCCAGCGCGCACGCCGAAACGGCGCGCGCGTTGTTGCATGCCTTGACGATGCGGCGCGCGACGCGCGGCGATTATCAATTGGTGACCAAAGCGCGACGCGTGATTGATGTCGAATATCGCGCGGTCGCCAACACGGTGCCCGGCAAACACCTCGTCATTCTACGCGAGCACAGCGATTGCCCAGACGCCCAAGCCCAAGTCCGCGCCGCGTTGCGCGAAAAGCAAGTCTTGCTCCGCGAAATTCATCACCGTGTCAAGAACAATCTGAACGTCGTCGCGGGATTGCTCGAACTGCAAGCCAACATGGCAGCGGACACGCAAGCGCAAGACGCCTTCATCGAAAGTCAAAAACGCATTCACGCGATGGCGTTGCTGCACGAAACGTTGTATCAATCACCGAATTTAGAACGCATCCAAATCGCCGATTACATCCATGATCTGATCAGCTATTTGCAGACCGCGCATACGCCCGACGGCGACGTGGATGTGCTCGTGCAGGTGGACCCGGTGATCCTCAATCTCGACACGGCGACGTTGTGCGGCTTGATCATCAACGAATGGATGACGAACGCGTTCAAGTATGCGTTTACCGACACCGCGCCGCCGCCCCGCGAAAATTGGCGAATCGCTGTGACGTTAAAGCATCACACGGATTCGATCACCCTGCACGTACGCGATAACGGCGTCGGCTTGCCGCCGGGTTTCAATTGGCAACATCCCCACACACTGGGCTTGCAACTCGTCGGCTTGTTCGCGCAACAACTGGGCGGCGAACTCCGCCTTCTCGCCGAACCGGGCACCGCTTGGGCAATTACGTTTCCAGCGCCACCCGAATACCCGCGCGATGGGTTCGGTTTGACCGAGAGGAATTAG
- a CDS encoding acetyl-CoA acetyltransferase → MNRAVNIVGVGWSGFRAISPEVSYKEMTFDAATRAYADAGIDPRNDVQGFVTAAEDYHEGTSIFDEYTPDQLGAVLRPMHTITGDGLHALAAAYMNIASGLMDVVVVEAHSKASNILTLPHITAFAEDPTFERPLALNPLALAGLEMQMLMSAGRFTLEQCAAVVAKNKNNALANPSAVHGAAIGRQAALESELLASPVTRLMTAPHADGAIVFVLADADTSKRLKGKPICIRGIGWANDTPALDSRDWMDTRYARNAAKMAYRVAGIRHPRTEIDFAEVDDTFAHKELQHLEALNLAEPGRAGWWTASGGTERGGEFPVNPSGGALGEGSLLDATGLARALEVVLQLRGDAGGRQLHKAKTGLAFAWRGLPTTSGALAILSA, encoded by the coding sequence ATGAATCGCGCCGTTAACATTGTGGGAGTCGGGTGGAGCGGTTTTCGCGCGATTTCGCCGGAGGTGTCATACAAGGAGATGACGTTCGACGCGGCGACGCGCGCCTACGCAGATGCGGGGATTGATCCGCGTAACGATGTCCAAGGATTCGTCACCGCGGCGGAGGATTATCACGAGGGTACGAGCATTTTCGATGAATACACGCCGGATCAACTCGGCGCAGTGTTGCGTCCGATGCACACGATTACCGGCGACGGTTTGCACGCATTGGCGGCGGCGTACATGAACATCGCGTCCGGCTTGATGGATGTCGTCGTCGTTGAGGCGCATAGCAAAGCGTCGAACATTCTCACGCTTCCGCACATCACCGCGTTCGCGGAAGACCCGACGTTCGAACGACCGCTCGCGTTGAATCCGCTCGCGCTGGCGGGACTCGAAATGCAAATGCTGATGAGCGCGGGACGATTCACGCTGGAACAGTGTGCGGCGGTCGTCGCGAAAAACAAGAACAACGCGCTCGCGAATCCGTCGGCGGTGCATGGCGCGGCAATTGGTCGCCAAGCCGCGCTCGAATCTGAATTGCTCGCGTCGCCGGTGACGCGCTTGATGACCGCGCCGCACGCGGACGGCGCGATTGTGTTCGTGCTTGCCGACGCTGACACGTCTAAGCGACTCAAGGGTAAACCGATTTGCATTCGCGGCATCGGCTGGGCGAACGATACGCCCGCGCTCGACTCGCGCGATTGGATGGACACGCGCTACGCGCGCAATGCCGCCAAAATGGCGTACCGCGTCGCGGGCATTCGCCATCCGCGCACCGAAATTGATTTCGCCGAAGTGGACGACACGTTCGCGCACAAGGAATTGCAGCACCTCGAAGCGTTGAATCTCGCCGAGCCAGGTCGCGCCGGTTGGTGGACGGCGTCCGGCGGTACCGAGCGCGGCGGCGAATTTCCGGTGAACCCATCCGGCGGCGCGCTCGGTGAAGGTTCGCTGCTCGATGCGACGGGATTGGCGCGCGCGCTCGAAGTCGTGTTGCAATTGCGCGGCGACGCGGGCGGGCGTCAGTTACACAAGGCGAAAACTGGGTTGGCGTTTGCCTGGCGCGGCTTGCCGACGACTAGCGGCGCGCTCGCGATTCTAAGCGCGTAG